In the genome of Orcinus orca chromosome 13, mOrcOrc1.1, whole genome shotgun sequence, the window TGGTCTGCGGTCGGGGCCGTAGCGCTTCTCGGTGACGGGCAGCTGCCGCAGCCAATAGCTGGGCTCGTCGCCCTCTCGCCCCGCCTCCCCCCGCGTCCGTTTCCATGCGCTTCAAGCCAGCTTTTGGTTGAGTGTTGGGCTCCTTCCCGAGAGCAAGGGGGCTTTTCCTGGTCAGGCCCGCCGCGATCCCCCAAACCCTCTGCCCCTCCTGTGCGTGTCCGCAGCCAACCAGACTGGACATTAACACACCCTCCCTCGACATTCCTTGGAATGACGAGTGTTTGTGGAGTTTGTCCCGATGAGGAGGGCCCAAGAAGACTTGGGAACCTGTGCGGAAAATGTCGCTTTAGGTTCCTTAAGGTGTTTTTAGTCCCCTGGGGTATTGATCAGTGTCCATAGTTGGTGCTGATGTTGGTCAGTGGGAAAGGAACGTGAGGACTCATGACCAGTATATCTCATTTAGTCTTGTTTACTTCAGTAGTTCTCCATTTCgtcaggtttttaatttttttagttttaatcctaggtgattctgatgcaaacTATTGACACAGATAGAAAATTACGAGCTGTGATTTTCCAAACTCATAACCCTCTCTGTGAACTGATTTTCTATGATTCTGTTTTCCTCTTGAGTATTGGTGGGCACTGGATGATGGAACTCCATTTTCACCCTTCATCTTTTCAAAGTGCACATGCTGATATTAAAGCTGTCCAGGGTGTCTTAGGGACATTTGTATTCACAGGGCTTTTAAAAGCTAGCCAGAGCAGATGGTTTCAACTGCAGTTCCCTTTTTCAGGGCTGAGGGAGCATGAGCCATTTGCAGAACTTACTGTTAGATACACTCCTGGGAACGAAGCATGTAGACAGTGCAGCCCTCATCAAACTCCAGGAGCCGAGCCTATGTGTAGCATCACCTGGATTTAGTGTAAGAAAAAAACAGCCTTGGGCATAAGAGTTTaaatctttttctgtaaaggccaTAGACTGTACATAAAAGAATGGAAGtgactatgttccaataaaactttatgaacactgaaatttgaatttcatgtaatttttacatatcacaaaatattattattttgatttttttttcaactacttaaaaatgtaaaaaccattcttcatTTGCAGGCTTACAAAAACTGGTAGTGGTACAAATTTGGCCAGTCCACCATAGGTTGCCAACTTCTAGTCTATTTAACCTCTGCAGGTAATGCCCAGTGATGTCCGAACACTTGTGGATGGATTTGCCAAGAACCCTTTGAAAACCAGAAGAGAAGGATTGTATTTCAAGGAGAAGGACTACAAATGTGTCCGGGCAGATGACTATTCTCTTTATGCTAAGAGTGTGAGTGTTCAAGATTTGAAGACAACTTTGTAAAAACCTTAAGAAAAGAATTTGACTCCAGTTTTCAGTTCCTCTCCTGATACTATCTTTAAAACAGACTAAGCCTGTTACTGCAATGGCAATGTTTGAGATAGCAGTCTAGTGCCAGGAAGGCACATGTAAAAGAAAGTACTAACAGAGAGCCTAGTTCTGAGAAATGTTCATTCCAGAATTTATCAACTGAACCTTGCCTGAACTGTCTCTTTCCACTGTAATTATTCCTCATACTCTACATtctccttctttaaaaaacaaagtgataTTACTCTTGTGCTTAAAACGTCTGTTGGTTCACTGTTGCCTATAAGGAATTAAGGGGATGACAGTCATATTTCTGTATGCCCTATATGATGGGTTAGGCACACTTCACCCACATTATAAAATAAGTAgcctcatttacagatgaggaaactgaggcttaaccAGGTTAAATAACTCTTCCATAGTCATACAGCAGAAAATGGAGGTGCTGGGATTCAAGCCCAGAGCTATCTAATTCcaaaatgtatttcctttccGTGACATCTGTTGTTCTCACTGGGATAGGGGTATATTACAATCAATTCAGGAGCTTTTTTCAGAATACACATGCTGTTATTACAACAGTCTAAAACTTTTTGACAACTAAATTAGTGAAAAAGAGTGGAGAGTCCAAAAAAAACATAATGAATATGGAAGTCAGGAAATGGTGAAAAATGTGGCTGGCGCGTAACTTCTTGTCCTGTAACTAGAACCAAGAGAAGggcattctgttttatttttatccaggAAAATACTGGTGTGGTTGTTGTGAAGACCCGTCTGTATCTTCTGGTGGCAACTTACACTGAGGGCATGTATCCTAGTGTCTGTGTGGAAGCCACAGAGAAATTGGGTAAGTTTGCTCCCAATGCCTGTCTTTGTTCCCTGTGGTAGTCAAGTCTTCTGACTGCAAGTAACCCAATCAAACCAGCTAGGGTAGAAAGGAGGAATTTATTGGAAGGGTACCAGGGTTACTTATATAACCGGTGAAAGGACAGAGTGCAGCTGAGCCACAAGGAAAATGGATTCCAGGGACTGGAACACTGCTAGCACTCTACTCTAGTCTCTCCTCCTAAGAGGGTCAGCTTTGTTCCATCCCATTGCAGACTGCCTCCTTTCCTAGTGGTGTCATGGTCAAGCCTTGCATCCtatctcttaatttcttttagaaCCCTGATCTGACAAGTCTTAGATCATATAATTTACCTTTATATCAGTCAGCTGGGGTTAGGAGGTGGGAAAGGCAGGGTTAAAAAGCAGAGATGTAGTTGCTGGGGGCCATCCTCTATACAAGGATtttctacagaaaaataaattactgtgAGCCAGGCTTATTGGTGTCTGCTGCATTCCCCTTCCATgtctctacattttaaaataaagatctaaTGTAGAACTAACTGGGAAATTATATCTATGAGAGTTGAGCTTAATAAACGATAAATTGTATCTGTGTTTagattttttaatctaaatttaaatttcttttttttagcagttttagtagtcacttttaaaaaaaatatttatttatttggctgtgccaggtcttagttgcagcaggcaggctccttagttgtggcatgcaaactcttagttgcagaatgcatgtgggatctagttccctgaccagggatcgaacccaggccccctgcattgggagcacagagtcttatccactgtgccaccagggaagtcacctaaatttaaatttctaaaaaaaagtttttgttggAGTTGCTTGAACACTCCTTTGAG includes:
- the PFN4 gene encoding profilin-4 isoform X2, translated to MTSVCGVCPDEEGPRRLGNLCGKCRFRFLKVMPSDVRTLVDGFAKNPLKTRREGLYFKEKDYKCVRADDYSLYAKSENTGVVVVKTRLYLLVATYTEGMYPSVCVEATEKLGEYLRRKGN
- the PFN4 gene encoding profilin-4 isoform X1 produces the protein MSHLQNLLLDTLLGTKHVDSAALIKLQEPSLCVASPGFSVMPSDVRTLVDGFAKNPLKTRREGLYFKEKDYKCVRADDYSLYAKSENTGVVVVKTRLYLLVATYTEGMYPSVCVEATEKLGEYLRRKGN